The following are encoded in a window of Pyrenophora tritici-repentis strain M4 chromosome 6, whole genome shotgun sequence genomic DNA:
- a CDS encoding Methyltransf-11 multi-domain protein — protein MATKDQSSLLDRVIAASSTEESRKLYDEWAKTYDSDMSLHDFTAPRLVTQAVARGLKLNYISPDKPLAGLRIADAGCGTGSVGIELSKLGATDIVGLDISEGMLAVAKNTAVYDDLKTTDLTKRLDVEDGKFDALTCCGTFTHGHLGPEPLEEFTRVVKVGGVVVATVLDSFWVEKGFEREVARLEKEEKVQVVEKDVHDYRKDAGGGRVLVLRKL, from the coding sequence ATGGCGACAAAAGATCAAAGCTCACTCTTGGACCGCGTCATCGCGGCCTCATCAACAGAAGAGTCCCGCAAACTATACGACGAATGGGCCAAAACCTACGACTCAGACATGTCGCTACACGACTTCACGGCCCCTCGCCTCGTCACTCAGGCCGTTGCCCGCGGCCTCAAACTCAACTACATCTCTCCCGATAAGCCACTTGCAGGTCTCCGGATTGCCGACGCGGGATGCGGAACCGGGTCCGTTGGTATCGAGTTGTCTAAACTTGGGGCTACCGATATTGTTGGGCTGGACATTAGCGAGGGCATGCTTGCTGTTGCGAAGAATACCGCGGTCTACGATGATCTCAAAACTACCGATCTGACGAAGAGATTGGACGTCGAGGATGGCAAGTTCGACGCCTTGACTTGCTGCGGGACGTTTACGCATGGGCATCTGGGGCCGGAACCACTTGAAGAATTTACGAGGGTGGTCAAGGTTGGAGGGGTAGTTGTTGCGACGGTTCTGGATAGTTTTTGGGTGGAGAAGGGTTTTGAGAGGGAGGTTGCGAGActggagaaggaggagaaggtGCAGGTTGTGGAGAAGGATGTCCATGACTATCGGAAGGACGCTGGAGGTGGAAGAGTACTGGTATTACGAAAGCTGTAA
- a CDS encoding Dimer-Tnp-hAT domain containing protein codes for MPVAKEQVGDVPEGLVPAIKLEPPPGFEQDEWEQLTDGFACEADEIDGILDQRGSGGSRKGRPINLSVPYTGSLSGSARAIAQRERKALFDKEEKVLESVRTADRSAKYQLKKSLLQQPKYKLANSARQAKLLEKEWDILSEKRFTQKKSVAKDILAIPIAQVGVERVFNVAKDVIGSRRHRLSARTIQQIMVLKDTISQEEEQGLDYLVAQLGEDGEPIDEVNDLFELPASLEHTFDIDEENQTTEEESEEEVQEERQLPPRKRQRPQRYRDN; via the exons atgcctgtcgcgaaagagcaagtcggcgacgtacctgaaggcctagttccagccatcaaactTGAACCTCCGCCTGGGTTCGAACAAGATGAGTGGGAGCAGCTTACCGAT GGATTTGCGTGTGAAGCTGACGAGATTGACGGTATCTTAGATCAAAGAGGTAGTGGGGGTTCacgaaaaggccgacctaTCAATTTGAGCGTCCCCTATACTGGCTCTCTGAGTGGTAGCGCCCGTGCTATTGCTCAACGTGAACGCAAAGCTCTTTTCgataaagaggagaaggtacTTGAAAGCGTTAGAACAGCCGACCGCTCCGCGAAGTACCAACTGAAGAAATCGCTTTTGCAACAGCCTAAGTATAAATTAGCAAATAGTGCTAGACAGGCTAAGCTGCTAGAGAAAGAGTGGGATATACTTTCAGAGAAGCGGTTTACCCAGAAAAAGTCTG TGGcgaaggatatactagcaATACCAATTGCTCAGGTTGGGGTTGAAAGAGTTTTCAATGTTGCTAAGGATGTTATTGGTAGTCGGAGGCACCGACTATCTGCCCGGACAATACAGCAGATAATGGTTCTTAAGGATACAATATctcaagaggaagaacaGGGTCTAGACTACCTAGTTGCTCAATTAGGGGAGGATGGAGAGCCAATTGACGAGGTTAATGATCTTTTTGAGCTTCCAGCCTCGTTAGAGCATACCTTCGATATAGATGAGGAGAACCAGActacagaagaagagtcggaggaagaggtccaggaggagcgtcaattgccacctcgaaagcgccagcgtcctCAGCGCTACCGTGATAATTAG
- a CDS encoding HHT1, Histones H3 and H4, with product MARTKPRPKVTGKAGRGGPDGKTVTGGKPAQKALASKARRQVAGKSTRKAPVAVKKKRKFKAGTVALREIKRYQRGFELLLRKLPFSRVVREFAQVHKADIRFQRSAIEALQEATEAFLVGYFEDCNINAIHAKRVTIQEKDSQLARRYFARELLAFL from the exons ATGGCAAGGACAAAACCACGGCCTAAGGTCACCGGTAAAGCCGGCCGGGGTGGTCCTGATGGCAAGACAGTTACTGGCGGCAAGCCGGCTCAGAAGGCCCTTGCTAGTAAGGCTAGACGTCAAGTAGCAGGAAAGTCTACGCGAAAGGCACCTGTAGCTgttaagaagaagcgcaagtttaAGGCCGGCA CTGTCGCATTACGGGAAATCAAGAGATACCAGAGAGGTTTTGAACTACTCTTGCGAAAACTCCCCTTTTCCCGCGTAGTGCGCGAATTTGCACAGGTGCACAAGGCCGATATCCGCTTTCAACGATCTGCAATCGAAGCTCTTCAGGAAGCTACAGAAGCTTTCTTAGTTGGTTATTTTGAGG ACTGCAACATCAATGCTATTCACGCAAAGAGGGTTACTATTCAAGAGAAGGATTCTCAATTGGCTAGGCGCTACTTTGCGCGCGAGTTACTAGCTTTTCTCTAG
- a CDS encoding Fork-head-N multi-domain protein: MAWNDAPAATGASMSMKPGMSMEPGMSMEPGMSMESGMSMESGMMTMKGEKTMSSGMMMPTGDAMAAMEGMAGMNKTSSAGSLEVGSGMMIMLAVLGML, translated from the coding sequence ATGGCCTGGAACGACGCACCTGCCGCGACTGGCGCATCTATGTCAATGAAGCCTGGAATGTCCATGGAGCCCGGCATGTCCATGGAGCCTGGCATGTCTATGGAGTCTGGAATGTCCATGGAGTCCGGAATGATGACGATGAAGGGCGAGAAGACCATGTCCTCAGGCATGATGATGCCCACTGGCGACGCAATGGCAGCGATGGAAGGCATGGCTGGCATGAACAAGACGAGCAGCGCAGGAAGCTTGGAAGTTGGCAGTGGGATGATGATTATGTTGGCTGTCTTGGGCATGTTGTAA